The Megalops cyprinoides isolate fMegCyp1 chromosome 22, fMegCyp1.pri, whole genome shotgun sequence genome contains a region encoding:
- the LOC118769787 gene encoding complexin-1-like: protein MNFVMKQALGGATKDMGKMLGGEEDKDPEAEKEKEEERQEALRQQEEERKAKYAKMEAERETMRQGIRDKYGIKKREEAEAEAQAAMEQASEGSLTRPKKAVPAGCGDEEEEEESIMDTVMKYLPGPLQDMFKK, encoded by the exons GGGCCACCAAAGACATGGGGAAGATgctgggaggggaggaggacAAGGACCCCGAAGctgaaaaggagaaggaggaagaaaggcAAGAAGCTCTCCGgcaacaggaggaggagaggaaggccaAGTACGCAAAGATGGAGGCGGAGAGAGAAACGATGCGACAGGGCATCAGGGATAAG TACGGCATAAAGAAGCGGGAAGAGGCCGAGGCAGAGGCCCAGGCGGCCATGGAGCAGGCCTCTGAGGGCAGCCTCACGCGCCCAAAGAAGGCGGTGCCCGCCGGCTGTGGggacgaggaggaagaggaggagagcatAATGGACACGGTCATGAAGTACCTACCCGGTCCACTCCAAGACATGTTCAAAAAGTAA